The following coding sequences lie in one Jonesia denitrificans DSM 20603 genomic window:
- a CDS encoding ROK family protein, whose product MAEVVTDILVLALDIGGTNSRGEVLRWGSGTLSEPLAQASLPTPSGDGDGAVNTIITLCRTLLGALDEPTRALVAGIGLGVPGVLDTDRGVVTLASNVGWVNRPICADIEAAVGLPVYLTHDVTAAGAAEQRLGAGRGCDDVIAVFLGTGIAASITSGGHLVTGGVLPGGGRQPAGEIGHLPVDVHGPLCSCGQRGCLELMSSARAIGRRYSVARGVDPDGPDALTSRDVVAALGTDPVAKDVWDDATRYLAHGLLAVTIAVGATRIIMGGGLSQAGRVLTDSVRAHLVEQTRVASVPEIVTAQLGQRAGVLGVALHALDQIV is encoded by the coding sequence ATGGCAGAAGTGGTAACGGACATTCTTGTCCTGGCACTCGATATTGGTGGCACCAACAGCCGTGGTGAAGTGCTGCGCTGGGGTTCAGGGACTCTGAGTGAACCACTCGCGCAGGCGTCGTTGCCGACCCCGTCTGGGGACGGCGACGGGGCCGTGAACACCATCATCACGTTGTGTCGCACGTTGCTAGGGGCACTTGACGAACCGACTCGCGCGCTTGTTGCAGGCATCGGGTTGGGTGTTCCTGGCGTGCTGGACACTGACCGTGGTGTGGTGACACTTGCGTCAAACGTGGGGTGGGTGAACCGACCTATTTGCGCTGACATTGAGGCAGCGGTGGGGCTCCCGGTGTATTTAACTCACGATGTGACCGCTGCGGGTGCAGCGGAGCAACGCTTAGGTGCCGGGCGTGGTTGTGATGATGTCATTGCCGTGTTCTTAGGAACAGGTATTGCCGCGTCCATTACCTCTGGTGGTCATCTGGTCACTGGGGGTGTGCTCCCTGGTGGGGGCAGGCAACCAGCAGGGGAGATCGGGCACCTGCCCGTTGATGTGCATGGGCCGTTGTGTTCGTGTGGTCAGCGAGGGTGTTTGGAGTTGATGAGCTCCGCGCGTGCCATTGGACGCCGGTACAGTGTTGCCCGTGGTGTCGACCCGGATGGGCCAGATGCGTTGACGTCACGGGATGTGGTGGCTGCGTTGGGCACCGACCCGGTCGCGAAAGATGTGTGGGACGATGCCACCCGCTACCTTGCGCACGGGTTGTTGGCCGTGACAATTGCTGTGGGGGCCACCCGGATCATCATGGGGGGTGGTTTATCCCAGGCGGGCCGGGTGCTCACAGATTCAGTGCGTGCGCATTTGGTGGAGCAGACACGGGTCGCGTCCGTTCCAGAGATTGTGACTGCTCAACTGGGGCAACGCGCCGGTGTGCTCGGGGTTGCCCTGCACGCCTTGGACCAGATTGTGTGA
- a CDS encoding DUF488 domain-containing protein, producing the protein MAGTYRLKRVYEAPDPNDGFRVLVDRLWPRGLSKSDAHIDMWPKDIAPSTQLRQWFHDEPQDFDEFAHRYRRELATNAAVHEVTAALRVYDTVTLLYAAKDTEHNHAVIVRDYLTSVDTP; encoded by the coding sequence ATGGCTGGGACATACCGACTCAAGCGGGTGTACGAGGCACCAGACCCCAATGACGGGTTCAGGGTGCTCGTGGACCGGTTATGGCCACGCGGACTGTCCAAAAGTGACGCCCACATTGACATGTGGCCCAAAGACATAGCCCCCAGTACCCAGTTACGACAATGGTTCCATGATGAACCCCAAGACTTTGACGAATTTGCGCACCGGTATCGCCGGGAACTCGCCACGAACGCGGCCGTTCATGAGGTCACAGCCGCGCTGCGCGTGTACGACACGGTGACGTTGCTCTATGCGGCCAAAGACACCGAACACAACCACGCAGTGATTGTGCGTGACTATCTCACTAGCGTCGACACGCCGTAG
- the hrpA gene encoding ATP-dependent RNA helicase HrpA: MGMMSSPRSHSAPRRRRPPRPRTDHPSFAHVNLAALAERAQKRSRVDVGTITYPESLPVSAQRERIAQALREHQVIIVAGETGSGKTTQIPKIALELGRGRAGQIGHTQPRRIAARSVAERIADELGTQIGKIVGYQVRFTDESSEDTLVKVMTDGILLAQIQRDPQLLAYDTLIIDEAHERSLNIDFLLGYLTNLLPQRPDLKVIITSATIDSARFAEHFASPGPNGERGPDAVASGLATPAPVIEVSGRTYPVEIRYRPLDGEALGVADGQGNRSNDDPDLMTSLCAATDELMLEGPGDILVFLSGERDIHDAHDALTAHLGARATDPRDPGYTEIVPLFARLSAAEQHRIFQSHSHRRIVLATNIAETSLTVPGIRYVIDPGTARISRYSKTTKVQRLPIEPISQASANQRSGRCGRVAEGIAIRLYSQEDFQARPEFTEPEILRTSLASVILHMVSVGVVRTPDDIASFPFVDPPDTKAVRDGVALLQELSALSSGKRGTTLTPVGRQLAALPIDPRLARMIVEANRRGVAGEVLIIAAALSIQDPRERPAEVRDEADTCHRRFVEGRSDFLTYLNMWEYVRSQQKALSSSAFRRMCRREYLNFLRIREWQDVVSQLRDMARPLGITVTHRSAQPVGDALTTSEDTSVDTRFVWDGEAIHRSILAGLLSQIGMQESTDVSATRKGKDAAQDRRAARMARNEYLGSRGTKFAIFPGSSLSRKPPTWVMAAQLVETSRLWARDVAAIEPEWAEELAQGIVKRTYSDPAWSTKRGAAMVREKVMLYGVPIVTERPILYSHVDRDAARDMFIRHALVDGQWTTHHAFWRHNKAVIAEVEEFYARTRATQLEVDDTVLYEFYDARLPDSVVSAAHFDRWWKDTRKTEPTLLDLHRDDLLPAVDDEQVDALYPTSWPQGDLTFPITYSYTPGHSTDGLTVHIPIEVLNRVEAGGFDWLVPGLLTELCIATIKSLPKTWRRQLVPAPDTARAIATWLTERHPSWADLVRGGNHAPQFHAEFTQAAYALRSVDIPADAYTPHTLPPHVRIMFSVEHTVNRGRRTVTEVLDQSPSLEHLQRTLSSHAQEAVASAVHTAVSAALAEARAAATPTPVPTGSTTTPRTPVRAQHHASTSTPPPAPALADSSDIVTDWPTAYPTIPLILDGTGPGGFAVRGYPALAVHPDGVRLDVLAHDAQQATIHGQAVVELVVAATALSTSRISTRWSPRQALVMSTSPYPTTDALITDLQRAAIRSLLPDAGTIRDVDTYRERVVQVRARIEDETYRIAGDVAAALTAVKDLDAAIKQHTSLALLATLNDIRAIRDALIYPGFISRTPPDHVRHLVRYVRAQIHRLDKAVDSVHRDQEVSWRLAEVTRMYDAAVASASASPHGVSEQLADVRWMIEELRVSMYAQQLGTARTVSEKRVLKAITAAAPPPR; encoded by the coding sequence ATGGGAATGATGTCCAGTCCGCGTTCTCATTCCGCTCCTCGCCGCCGACGCCCGCCGCGTCCGCGCACCGATCACCCTTCGTTCGCTCACGTGAACCTTGCGGCGTTGGCGGAACGCGCGCAGAAGCGGTCACGTGTTGACGTGGGGACGATCACCTACCCGGAGTCGTTACCGGTGTCAGCGCAGCGGGAACGAATCGCGCAGGCGTTACGTGAGCATCAAGTGATCATTGTGGCGGGGGAAACCGGGTCGGGAAAAACCACGCAGATCCCAAAAATTGCGTTGGAATTAGGCCGGGGTCGGGCCGGGCAGATTGGGCACACTCAGCCACGCCGTATCGCTGCACGGTCAGTCGCAGAGCGGATCGCCGATGAGCTGGGCACCCAGATCGGGAAGATCGTGGGGTATCAGGTTCGGTTCACTGACGAATCGAGCGAGGACACCCTCGTCAAGGTCATGACGGACGGGATTTTGCTCGCGCAAATCCAACGTGACCCGCAGTTACTCGCATACGACACGCTCATTATTGATGAGGCACATGAACGATCATTGAACATTGATTTCTTGTTGGGGTATCTGACGAACCTGCTTCCGCAGCGCCCGGACCTGAAAGTCATCATCACGTCCGCGACCATTGATTCCGCCCGGTTTGCTGAACATTTTGCGTCACCTGGCCCGAATGGTGAACGTGGCCCTGACGCGGTAGCGTCTGGGTTGGCAACGCCAGCACCGGTCATTGAAGTATCAGGGCGCACCTACCCGGTTGAAATCCGGTACCGCCCGTTGGATGGCGAGGCCCTTGGTGTAGCCGATGGTCAAGGGAACCGCAGCAACGACGACCCTGATCTCATGACCTCACTGTGTGCGGCCACTGACGAACTCATGCTCGAAGGCCCTGGGGACATTTTGGTGTTTCTGTCGGGGGAACGCGATATTCACGATGCGCACGATGCACTGACCGCGCACCTGGGTGCGCGTGCCACTGACCCGCGTGACCCTGGGTACACCGAAATCGTGCCGTTGTTCGCCCGGTTGTCTGCTGCAGAACAGCACCGCATTTTCCAGTCGCATAGTCACCGACGCATAGTCTTGGCCACAAATATTGCGGAAACCTCGTTGACGGTCCCGGGTATTCGTTACGTGATTGACCCGGGAACTGCCCGTATTTCGCGGTACTCCAAAACAACAAAAGTGCAACGCCTCCCCATTGAACCGATCTCACAGGCGAGCGCCAATCAACGCTCGGGCAGGTGTGGTCGTGTGGCTGAAGGTATTGCCATCCGGTTGTACTCGCAGGAGGATTTCCAGGCTCGCCCCGAGTTCACGGAACCCGAAATTTTGCGCACATCGTTGGCGTCAGTCATTTTGCACATGGTGTCCGTAGGGGTGGTGCGCACACCGGATGACATTGCTTCCTTCCCGTTTGTTGACCCCCCAGACACCAAAGCAGTGCGTGATGGGGTGGCGTTGCTTCAGGAACTGTCAGCGTTATCGTCGGGGAAGCGGGGAACAACATTAACCCCGGTGGGCCGACAACTTGCGGCGCTCCCCATTGACCCCCGCCTGGCACGCATGATCGTGGAAGCGAATCGCCGTGGCGTTGCCGGTGAGGTGCTCATTATTGCGGCAGCGCTGTCCATTCAAGACCCACGTGAACGCCCCGCTGAGGTGCGCGACGAAGCCGATACGTGTCACCGTCGTTTTGTGGAAGGGCGCTCTGATTTCCTCACCTACCTCAACATGTGGGAGTACGTGCGCTCCCAACAAAAAGCGTTATCGTCCTCGGCGTTCCGCCGCATGTGTCGGCGCGAGTACCTGAACTTTCTCCGCATCCGAGAATGGCAGGATGTGGTCTCCCAGTTGCGGGACATGGCCCGGCCCTTGGGGATCACCGTCACACACCGGTCCGCACAACCCGTCGGTGATGCACTAACCACCAGTGAAGACACATCAGTGGACACCCGGTTTGTGTGGGACGGGGAAGCGATCCACCGATCCATTTTAGCTGGGCTACTCTCCCAGATTGGGATGCAGGAAAGCACAGACGTTTCAGCGACCCGCAAAGGCAAAGACGCAGCCCAAGACCGCCGGGCGGCACGCATGGCTCGCAACGAGTATCTGGGTTCACGCGGCACAAAATTCGCCATATTCCCTGGTTCCTCACTGTCCCGCAAACCCCCTACCTGGGTGATGGCTGCGCAATTAGTGGAAACGTCCCGGCTGTGGGCTCGCGACGTCGCGGCCATCGAACCGGAATGGGCCGAAGAACTCGCCCAAGGCATCGTGAAACGCACGTATTCAGACCCAGCGTGGTCCACCAAACGAGGCGCAGCCATGGTCCGAGAAAAGGTCATGCTGTACGGGGTTCCCATCGTCACCGAACGGCCAATCCTCTACTCCCACGTTGACCGCGACGCCGCACGGGACATGTTCATCCGCCACGCACTCGTTGACGGCCAATGGACCACCCACCACGCATTCTGGCGGCACAACAAAGCTGTCATCGCAGAGGTCGAAGAGTTCTATGCCCGAACCCGCGCCACCCAACTAGAGGTTGACGACACAGTTCTCTACGAGTTTTACGATGCCCGCCTCCCCGACTCTGTCGTATCCGCCGCCCACTTTGACCGCTGGTGGAAAGACACCCGAAAAACAGAACCCACACTGTTAGACCTCCACCGCGACGACCTCCTCCCCGCAGTCGATGACGAACAAGTCGACGCCCTCTACCCCACCTCCTGGCCACAAGGTGACCTCACATTCCCCATCACCTACTCCTACACCCCAGGCCACAGCACCGACGGGTTAACCGTTCACATCCCGATTGAAGTACTCAACCGGGTAGAAGCCGGCGGATTCGACTGGCTCGTCCCCGGGCTCCTCACCGAACTGTGCATCGCCACCATCAAATCACTACCCAAAACGTGGCGACGGCAACTCGTCCCCGCCCCCGACACTGCCCGAGCCATCGCCACCTGGCTCACCGAACGCCACCCATCCTGGGCTGACCTTGTCCGCGGCGGCAACCACGCCCCACAATTCCACGCCGAGTTCACCCAAGCGGCCTACGCACTACGATCCGTGGATATCCCCGCTGACGCCTACACCCCGCACACCCTCCCCCCACACGTGCGCATCATGTTCTCCGTGGAACACACCGTCAACCGGGGGCGTCGCACAGTCACTGAAGTACTCGACCAATCCCCCAGCCTGGAACACCTCCAACGCACACTGTCTTCCCACGCGCAAGAAGCAGTCGCCTCCGCTGTGCACACCGCCGTCAGCGCCGCCCTCGCCGAAGCCCGCGCCGCCGCCACACCCACCCCAGTCCCGACCGGCTCAACCACCACCCCACGCACACCTGTTCGCGCACAACACCACGCATCGACAAGCACACCACCACCCGCACCGGCCCTTGCCGACAGCTCCGACATCGTCACCGACTGGCCCACCGCCTACCCCACCATCCCCCTTATCCTCGACGGCACCGGGCCCGGCGGATTCGCTGTGCGCGGGTATCCCGCGCTCGCGGTCCACCCTGATGGGGTTCGGTTGGATGTGCTTGCCCATGACGCTCAACAGGCCACCATTCACGGGCAGGCTGTGGTGGAGCTTGTGGTCGCTGCGACTGCTCTCAGTACGAGCCGGATCAGTACCCGCTGGTCACCGCGCCAAGCGTTGGTCATGTCGACGAGTCCTTACCCGACAACCGATGCGCTGATCACTGACCTGCAACGTGCCGCGATCCGTTCGTTGCTCCCTGACGCTGGCACCATTCGTGATGTGGACACGTACCGGGAGCGGGTGGTCCAGGTGCGGGCGCGTATTGAGGATGAGACGTACCGGATAGCTGGGGATGTTGCTGCTGCTCTGACCGCTGTCAAGGACTTGGATGCGGCGATTAAGCAGCACACGTCGTTGGCTCTCCTGGCGACCCTCAACGACATTCGTGCGATCCGGGACGCTCTGATTTACCCTGGTTTCATTTCCCGCACACCCCCGGATCATGTTCGTCACCTGGTGCGATACGTGCGAGCGCAGATTCACCGCCTTGATAAGGCGGTGGATTCTGTGCACCGCGACCAGGAAGTGAGTTGGCGGTTGGCGGAGGTCACCCGGATGTACGATGCGGCTGTCGCGTCTGCGTCCGCCTCCCCTCACGGGGTGTCCGAGCAGTTAGCGGATGTGCGCTGGATGATTGAGGAGTTGCGGGTGTCCATGTATGCCCAGCAGTTGGGCACGGCACGGACTGTCTCGGAGAAGCGTGTCCTTAAGGCGATCACGGCAGCCGCTCCGCCCCCGCGGTAA
- a CDS encoding ABC transporter substrate-binding protein, with product MARRRARLIPAATILVGALLAATGCAADAPPVERDVVFAIAGGNLENGHMDPHSSQLDVSAYVQRNVFDSLLALDPDTGEFVPWLATAWDISEDGLTYTFTLREDVTFHDGEPFNADAVVANFEHIAAPETASAQALAMIGGDLFTGANATSEFEVELTLSEPFAPLLTNLTTAFTGFYSPAVLQSATQDDISAGGPEVSVGTGPFVLAQYTPQQKLVFTPNTDYAWGPQLRDVDGEPLAAQPDIDSLTVRILPEEATRVGALQSGQADVSVDLTDNALTQLGDLPVHSVASPGLPYSAILNWSHGPLSDGKVRQAMQLALDLDAAVPAALGDSYERVWSILSPSTVNAYDPALEGTWERDLDRANTLLDDAGWDTYDDAGYRTKDGERLTIEWLSWLPYPDERRALVTFLVDDLKDVGIELVHEVVEGPEYQARYFTEEDGMILDFDVTDWAFASLDADVLRQHLHSQGYQNATTVADDNLDALLVDAATATDPRQREQVYATIQQWNVDNVAMIPLYAPQFTTAWNTTITGIAFDGYGWPLFHGVSIAE from the coding sequence ATGGCTCGCCGCCGTGCCCGACTGATCCCCGCCGCCACCATCCTTGTTGGTGCCCTTCTCGCCGCCACCGGGTGCGCGGCTGATGCGCCCCCCGTCGAACGTGACGTCGTGTTCGCGATCGCCGGTGGCAACCTCGAAAACGGGCACATGGACCCGCACTCCAGCCAACTTGACGTGTCCGCCTACGTGCAACGCAACGTCTTCGATTCCCTTCTCGCGCTGGACCCCGACACCGGAGAGTTTGTGCCCTGGCTCGCCACCGCCTGGGACATTTCCGAGGACGGCCTTACTTACACGTTCACCCTGCGTGAGGACGTCACCTTCCATGATGGGGAACCGTTCAACGCTGACGCTGTTGTCGCAAACTTCGAGCACATCGCCGCACCCGAAACAGCTTCTGCCCAAGCACTTGCCATGATCGGTGGCGACCTGTTCACCGGAGCGAACGCCACCAGCGAGTTTGAGGTGGAACTGACCTTGAGTGAACCCTTCGCTCCTCTCCTGACCAACCTCACCACGGCGTTCACCGGGTTCTATTCACCCGCAGTGCTGCAGTCCGCCACCCAAGACGACATCAGCGCAGGCGGCCCCGAGGTATCCGTGGGTACCGGCCCGTTTGTCCTTGCCCAATACACCCCACAACAAAAACTCGTGTTCACTCCCAACACCGACTACGCGTGGGGGCCACAACTGCGAGACGTTGATGGAGAACCCCTAGCAGCACAACCCGACATTGACTCACTGACCGTGCGGATCTTGCCCGAAGAAGCAACCCGTGTTGGTGCGCTGCAATCCGGGCAAGCAGATGTGTCGGTGGACCTCACCGACAACGCCCTCACCCAACTTGGTGACCTCCCCGTCCACTCCGTCGCCAGCCCTGGCCTGCCCTACAGTGCAATCCTCAACTGGTCCCATGGTCCCCTGTCTGACGGTAAAGTCCGTCAAGCCATGCAACTGGCCCTTGACCTTGATGCGGCAGTCCCCGCAGCCCTCGGTGACTCCTACGAGCGCGTGTGGTCCATCCTCAGCCCCTCCACCGTCAACGCCTACGACCCTGCCCTCGAAGGCACCTGGGAACGTGACCTTGACCGCGCCAACACTCTCCTGGACGACGCAGGATGGGACACCTACGACGACGCCGGGTACCGCACAAAGGACGGGGAACGCCTCACCATTGAATGGCTGTCATGGCTGCCCTACCCCGACGAACGCCGCGCCCTGGTCACCTTCCTCGTTGACGACCTCAAAGACGTCGGTATTGAACTCGTTCATGAAGTAGTCGAAGGACCCGAATACCAGGCCCGCTACTTCACCGAAGAAGACGGCATGATCCTCGACTTCGACGTCACCGACTGGGCATTCGCCTCTCTCGACGCCGACGTTCTTCGCCAACACCTCCACAGCCAGGGCTACCAAAACGCCACCACCGTTGCCGACGACAACCTCGACGCACTCCTTGTGGACGCCGCAACCGCCACCGACCCACGACAACGCGAGCAGGTGTACGCCACCATCCAACAGTGGAACGTCGACAACGTCGCCATGATCCCGCTGTACGCACCCCAGTTCACCACCGCGTGGAACACCACCATCACCGGAATCGCGTTCGACGGATACGGGTGGCCCCTGTTCCACGGGGTGAGCATCGCGGAGTAA
- a CDS encoding ABC transporter permease, with translation MRTHATTTAWVIARYLGNAVTTLLGAITLAFVVLTAVPGDPVDVMLGPLSSATPEARATIRADLGLDQPLHIQYLTYISRVLTGDLGMSYQQHRPVVAIITEQLGATLALAAAALALAALVVFAAAFVTRRGWMRRIADTSELLAVSAPVFWTSLILASVFSYQLGWFPIVGGTDAQRLILPAVALALPLAGVMAQILRTGLDTAATQPFALTALARGASPHHLTRHHLMRHGFAATLTITGYIVGTLIGGAVIVETIFARGGIGRVTLDAISGRDLPVIMGVVILSGVAFIAINTMVDIIARIVDPRLRARSANA, from the coding sequence GTGCGCACCCACGCCACCACAACCGCCTGGGTGATCGCCCGATACCTCGGCAACGCCGTAACAACCCTCCTCGGTGCGATCACCCTGGCATTTGTTGTCCTCACTGCCGTGCCCGGCGACCCCGTTGACGTGATGCTTGGCCCTCTGTCCTCAGCAACCCCCGAAGCCCGCGCCACCATCCGCGCTGACCTCGGACTCGACCAACCCCTCCACATCCAATACCTCACCTACATCAGCCGTGTGCTCACCGGCGACCTGGGGATGTCCTACCAACAACACCGACCCGTGGTTGCCATCATCACCGAACAACTCGGTGCCACCCTCGCCCTCGCCGCCGCAGCCCTCGCCCTCGCCGCCCTCGTCGTATTCGCGGCAGCGTTTGTCACCCGACGAGGCTGGATGCGACGCATCGCCGACACCAGCGAACTCCTCGCCGTGTCCGCACCAGTGTTTTGGACCTCCCTCATCCTGGCATCAGTGTTCTCCTACCAACTCGGGTGGTTTCCCATCGTGGGAGGAACCGACGCTCAACGCCTCATCCTCCCCGCCGTTGCCCTCGCCCTCCCCCTCGCCGGAGTGATGGCTCAAATCCTGCGAACCGGCCTCGATACCGCCGCCACCCAACCCTTCGCACTGACCGCCCTCGCGCGAGGCGCATCACCTCACCACCTCACCCGACACCACCTCATGCGCCACGGGTTCGCCGCCACCCTCACCATCACCGGGTACATTGTGGGCACGCTCATCGGTGGGGCCGTCATCGTGGAAACGATCTTCGCCCGCGGCGGAATAGGCAGGGTCACCCTCGACGCAATCAGCGGCCGCGACCTGCCTGTCATCATGGGCGTCGTCATCCTCAGCGGAGTGGCGTTCATCGCCATCAACACCATGGTCGACATCATCGCCCGTATTGTTGACCCCCGCCTCCGTGCCCGGTCCGCCAATGCGTAA
- a CDS encoding ABC transporter permease: MRKVGLLLAALVIGWVLLAMIAPTLLTSTDPLATDPTTVLAPPSSEHWFGTDQSGRDVYARVVHGARDSVLVGLRAVLIAMIIGGVLGTVAGLAPRWVDRSVSRIVTILLAFPEFLLALLVVAILGKGPLPVALGVTIAIIPAYARLARVTAHQHRTSPLLDAATTLGVPRVRAIVRHVLPPVTSALLGLAIIGFGSAIVTAAGLSFLGLGIAPPAPEWGVMMSEGKNQLANGWWITFFPGLVLAATVVAITALARPLQQALAGGSPS; the protein is encoded by the coding sequence ATGCGTAAAGTTGGACTCCTCCTCGCCGCCCTCGTCATAGGCTGGGTTCTCCTCGCCATGATCGCCCCAACCCTTCTGACCAGTACCGACCCACTTGCAACCGACCCCACCACCGTTCTTGCCCCACCCTCATCCGAGCACTGGTTTGGCACCGACCAATCCGGGCGCGACGTTTATGCGCGTGTTGTGCACGGCGCACGCGACTCCGTCCTGGTGGGGTTGCGTGCAGTCCTCATCGCCATGATCATCGGTGGTGTCCTGGGAACCGTGGCGGGGCTCGCCCCACGCTGGGTGGACCGTAGTGTCTCCCGCATCGTCACGATCCTGCTGGCCTTCCCCGAGTTTCTCCTTGCCTTACTCGTTGTTGCAATCCTCGGCAAAGGGCCCCTGCCGGTCGCACTGGGGGTCACCATCGCGATCATCCCCGCCTATGCGCGCCTCGCCCGCGTCACCGCCCACCAACACCGCACCTCACCCCTTCTTGATGCTGCCACCACCCTCGGTGTCCCACGGGTCCGCGCCATCGTCCGCCACGTCCTCCCACCCGTCACCTCCGCGCTCCTTGGGCTCGCGATCATCGGGTTCGGATCAGCGATTGTCACGGCCGCAGGGCTCAGCTTCCTCGGACTAGGAATCGCCCCACCAGCCCCCGAATGGGGTGTCATGATGTCCGAGGGGAAAAACCAACTCGCCAACGGGTGGTGGATCACCTTCTTCCCCGGTCTTGTGCTTGCTGCGACAGTTGTTGCCATCACGGCACTTGCCCGACCACTGCAGCAAGCCCTTGCCGGGGGGAGCCCCTCATGA
- a CDS encoding ABC transporter ATP-binding protein yields MTATPNHTPGIPTQAGATTPALTVENLTITSSDGSLVDDVSFTLHPGECVAFIGESGAGKSLTAKALIGLLPTPLQAHGTITLGDTVLSNPTPAPQRTWRTVRGARIGYIAQDALVSLDPLRTLREEVSEAAAIHTPRRLTRRERATIATDALTAAAFPTPTHYLTAHSHELSGGMRQRALIASGLSATPDILIADEPTTALDHTTQRAIMALLRTIAAQGTAVIIVSHDLSLVRDLADTTLVFHNGRVVEQGPTPTIATHPSSAPGAALAAASAVPTPPAPPTTDPHLAPVLTLTGVSKTFHRAHSAPTRAVNDVSFTLRKGVTHGLLGESGSGKSTLARLILGLDAPDQPHRTPRGALPDAGPAPIDIPAGVRLGWVPQDPTSTMNPRWSVARILAEGHNPRRPRTVPTQALEQSLADVSLTSDLLTRRPHELSGGQRQRVAIARALAGNPDLLICDEATSALDVTVQARILDLLDRLRTQRGLAILLITHDIRVVARLAHTVSVLHRGSVVDQGATADILASTRYASA; encoded by the coding sequence ATGACCGCCACCCCGAACCACACCCCAGGTATCCCGACGCAGGCAGGCGCGACGACTCCTGCACTCACCGTCGAAAACCTCACCATCACAAGCTCAGACGGGTCCCTCGTAGACGATGTGAGTTTCACGCTGCACCCCGGGGAGTGTGTGGCCTTCATTGGTGAGTCCGGTGCCGGCAAGTCTCTCACCGCTAAGGCACTCATTGGTTTGCTTCCCACCCCACTTCAGGCACACGGCACCATCACGCTTGGTGACACTGTACTGTCCAACCCCACGCCTGCACCGCAACGAACGTGGCGGACCGTCCGGGGGGCGCGCATCGGCTACATCGCTCAAGACGCTCTCGTGTCACTGGACCCGCTGCGCACACTACGCGAGGAAGTGTCCGAGGCCGCAGCCATCCACACCCCCCGCCGACTCACCCGTCGCGAGCGGGCCACCATTGCCACCGACGCCCTCACCGCTGCTGCATTCCCCACCCCCACCCACTACCTCACGGCGCACAGCCACGAACTATCCGGCGGAATGAGACAGCGAGCCCTCATCGCCTCCGGGCTGTCCGCAACCCCTGACATTCTCATCGCTGACGAACCTACCACCGCACTTGACCACACCACCCAACGCGCCATCATGGCCCTTTTGCGCACCATCGCTGCACAAGGAACCGCCGTGATCATTGTCAGTCATGACCTTTCCCTTGTTCGTGACCTCGCTGACACCACCCTCGTGTTCCACAATGGTCGTGTTGTCGAACAGGGACCCACACCCACAATTGCCACCCACCCGAGCAGTGCGCCGGGGGCAGCACTAGCGGCCGCATCGGCTGTGCCCACGCCACCCGCGCCACCAACGACTGATCCTCACCTCGCCCCCGTGCTCACCCTCACTGGTGTGAGCAAAACCTTCCATCGTGCCCACAGTGCCCCTACCCGTGCGGTCAACGATGTGTCCTTCACCCTGCGCAAAGGCGTCACCCACGGGCTGCTCGGCGAATCCGGGTCCGGCAAATCGACCCTCGCCCGCCTCATTTTGGGACTTGACGCCCCCGACCAGCCGCATCGCACTCCTCGGGGCGCTCTTCCAGATGCAGGCCCAGCCCCCATTGATATTCCTGCTGGAGTGCGGCTGGGCTGGGTGCCACAAGACCCCACCTCCACCATGAACCCGCGTTGGTCCGTGGCGCGGATCCTCGCTGAAGGCCACAACCCGCGTCGTCCGCGGACCGTACCAACACAGGCGCTGGAACAGTCACTTGCCGATGTGTCCCTCACCTCTGACCTGCTTACCCGTCGCCCCCATGAACTGTCGGGTGGGCAACGCCAACGTGTTGCGATCGCCCGTGCGTTAGCGGGCAACCCTGATCTTCTCATCTGTGATGAAGCAACATCGGCGCTTGATGTCACGGTGCAAGCACGCATCTTGGATCTTCTGGACCGGCTACGCACACAACGTGGTCTCGCGATACTGCTCATTACTCACGACATCCGGGTTGTGGCTCGTCTTGCACACACGGTGTCCGTGCTGCACCGCGGGTCAGTGGTCGATCAGGGTGCGACCGCAGACATTCTTGCCAGCACGCGCTACGCGAGCGCGTGA